The Desulfonatronovibrio magnus genomic interval CAGCGGGGCAAATTCTGGTAAATCAACTCTCCAGTACGCAAAATTTCCCTTGGCAATGGATGTGTATCGTTGAAATCGGCCTCTAAGTATGGGTGAGGTTCGATGTCAGGATCAATTTTTCGGGTCAGTCTGGTCAGGAAAAACTTAAAGTCAATGCTGTCGCCTTGAAACCTGTCCGTTACTAGAGCGACATCAATGTCGCTCCATTCATGGGCACTGCCGCTCACATGGGAACCGAAAAGATACGCTCGTGAGACATTAACTCCATGATCCTGCAAAATGCGGACATACTGAGCGACCCTGTCCTTGATTACGGAT includes:
- a CDS encoding nucleotidyltransferase domain-containing protein: MAIENAQSVIKDRVAQYVRILQDHGVNVSRAYLFGSHVSGSAHEWSDIDVALVTDRFQGDSIDFKFFLTRLTRKIDPDIEPHPYLEADFNDTHPLPREILRTGELIYQNLPR